In Kordia antarctica, the following proteins share a genomic window:
- a CDS encoding TIGR01777 family oxidoreductase — MKKMIIAGGSGFLGNALIEYFLPKNYEIIVLSRSNKETGNDALRYVLWDAKTLGIWITELEGAAVLINLTGKSVDCRYNEKNKAEILNSRVTSTEVLGKAIQACAVPPKVWMNSSTATIYEHSLTEKMTETNGIIGDDFSMNVAKSWEKAFQNCKTPKTIKIALRTSIVLGKNGGAFIPLKNLAKVGLGGMQGNGTQKVSWIHEYDFCRAVEFLLEENHTGTFNVTSPNPLPNKEFMKTLRKVLKVSIGIIQPKWLLRFGAKIIGTEAELILKSRFVIPEKLKVAGFQFQYPTVEKAMQEIINR, encoded by the coding sequence ATGAAAAAAATGATAATTGCAGGCGGAAGCGGTTTTTTAGGAAACGCTTTAATTGAATATTTTCTTCCGAAGAATTATGAAATTATTGTACTCTCAAGAAGCAACAAAGAAACAGGAAATGATGCATTACGTTACGTACTTTGGGACGCGAAAACGTTGGGCATTTGGATTACCGAATTGGAAGGTGCTGCTGTTTTGATCAATCTTACAGGGAAATCTGTAGATTGTAGATACAATGAGAAAAACAAAGCTGAAATTTTAAACTCCAGAGTAACTTCTACGGAAGTGTTAGGCAAAGCGATTCAAGCATGTGCAGTTCCGCCAAAAGTTTGGATGAACTCATCTACGGCAACGATTTACGAGCATTCACTAACTGAAAAAATGACCGAAACTAATGGAATTATTGGAGATGATTTTTCTATGAATGTGGCTAAATCGTGGGAAAAAGCATTTCAAAATTGCAAAACTCCAAAAACAATCAAAATTGCATTGCGAACTTCTATTGTATTAGGAAAAAATGGTGGCGCGTTTATTCCGTTGAAAAACTTGGCAAAAGTTGGTTTAGGCGGAATGCAAGGAAACGGAACCCAAAAAGTAAGTTGGATTCATGAATATGATTTTTGCCGCGCTGTTGAGTTTTTATTAGAAGAAAACCACACAGGAACGTTTAATGTAACTTCACCAAATCCGCTACCAAACAAGGAATTTATGAAGACTTTACGGAAGGTTTTAAAAGTTTCTATCGGAATAATACAGCCAAAATGGTTATTACGATTCGGTGCAAAAATTATTGGTACAGAAGCAGAACTTATTCTAAAAAGCAGGTTTGTAATTCCAGAGAAATTAAAAGTTGCTGGCTTTCAATTTCAATATCCAACGGTGGAAAAAGCGATGCAGGAAATTATAAATCGATAA
- a CDS encoding YqjF family protein, whose amino-acid sequence MSFLTAEWRKLVFINYTVDPKLLEKYVPKGTLLDSYHGKCFVSVIGFMFKDTKVLGCKMPSLHTFEEVNLRFYVKRKENDIWKRGAVFIQEIVPKRLLSFVANTIYHEHYITRPMSHIWNITPENIAVSYTWMNEQKEQSIAVKAKNNPVSFPENSEIEFISEHYFGYTKYNDSKTFEYEVTHPKWLYYNVDEYTLNLDFELNYGKKFAHLTKQKPDSVFLMEGSKITVEPKKSIK is encoded by the coding sequence ATGAGTTTTTTAACTGCCGAATGGCGAAAATTAGTTTTTATAAATTATACAGTTGATCCAAAATTGTTAGAAAAGTATGTCCCGAAAGGAACATTATTAGATAGTTACCACGGAAAATGTTTTGTCAGCGTCATTGGATTTATGTTTAAAGACACAAAAGTTTTAGGTTGCAAAATGCCTTCATTACATACGTTTGAAGAAGTGAACTTACGTTTTTACGTCAAGCGAAAAGAAAATGATATTTGGAAAAGAGGCGCAGTTTTTATCCAAGAAATTGTACCGAAACGATTGTTGAGTTTTGTAGCAAATACAATCTATCATGAACATTATATCACGCGTCCAATGTCGCATATTTGGAATATTACACCAGAAAATATAGCCGTTTCATATACTTGGATGAATGAACAGAAAGAACAATCGATTGCTGTAAAAGCAAAAAATAATCCTGTGTCGTTTCCTGAAAATTCGGAAATCGAATTCATCTCAGAACACTATTTTGGGTACACAAAATACAATGATTCCAAAACATTTGAATATGAAGTTACGCATCCAAAATGGTTATATTACAACGTAGATGAGTATACTTTAAACTTAGATTTTGAGTTGAATTATGGAAAGAAGTTTGCACATTTAACCAAACAAAAACCAGATTCGGTATTTTTAATGGAAGGTTCAAAAATTACGGTGGAGCCGAAAAAGTCAATCAAATGA
- a CDS encoding SRPBCC family protein — protein MTTINLKTIIKAPILTVFDISRDISEHEASTSNTREKAIAGKTSGKINLGETVTWRAKHFGFYLKHTSLISAFESPTYFADEMTKGVFKSLHHEHIFNEVDGVTEMIDIFKYEVPYGIFGKLFNYFILKSYMTKFLIERNHHILQRAELL, from the coding sequence ATGACCACAATCAATCTAAAAACAATCATAAAAGCACCAATTCTCACGGTTTTTGATATTTCCAGAGATATTTCTGAGCATGAAGCTTCAACTAGCAATACACGCGAAAAAGCAATTGCTGGGAAAACTTCAGGGAAAATCAACTTAGGAGAAACGGTTACTTGGCGCGCAAAACATTTTGGATTCTATCTGAAACATACAAGTCTAATTTCAGCATTTGAGTCGCCAACCTATTTTGCAGATGAAATGACAAAAGGCGTTTTTAAAAGTTTGCATCACGAACATATTTTTAATGAAGTAGATGGAGTTACGGAAATGATTGATATTTTTAAATATGAAGTTCCGTATGGAATTTTCGGAAAGCTTTTTAACTACTTTATTTTGAAGTCTTACATGACAAAATTCTTAATAGAACGAAATCACCACATTCTACAAAGAGCGGAATTATTATAG
- a CDS encoding sigma-70 family RNA polymerase sigma factor — MPNHQLDPNKWIKLYADYLFNYTIVRVKDRETAEDLVQETFFAGLKSMANFKGEASERTWLISILKRKIIDHYRKINSKKGKAEVRITYNSDTESEGDWLEERVADNYDKNAEDLMQNEELGLAIEDCIDKLPEKQATIFKMKTILGYDTETICNELNITASNLWVIIHRARTALSGCLEKNWY; from the coding sequence ATGCCAAACCATCAACTAGATCCTAATAAATGGATTAAACTCTATGCAGATTATCTTTTCAATTATACAATTGTTAGGGTAAAGGATAGAGAGACTGCGGAAGACTTAGTGCAAGAAACGTTTTTTGCAGGATTAAAGTCAATGGCAAATTTTAAAGGAGAAGCTTCTGAACGTACGTGGTTAATTTCTATTTTGAAACGTAAAATAATTGATCATTATCGAAAAATAAATTCTAAAAAAGGGAAAGCCGAAGTTCGAATTACTTACAATTCTGACACAGAATCCGAAGGAGATTGGTTAGAAGAGCGCGTTGCTGACAATTATGATAAAAATGCTGAAGATTTAATGCAAAATGAAGAACTCGGACTCGCTATTGAAGATTGTATTGACAAACTTCCTGAAAAGCAAGCGACGATTTTTAAAATGAAAACTATTTTAGGATACGACACAGAAACCATTTGTAATGAACTAAATATTACTGCGTCTAATCTTTGGGTTATTATTCACAGAGCACGAACTGCACTCTCTGGATGTCTCGAAAAGAATTGGTATTAA
- a CDS encoding UbiA prenyltransferase family protein, producing MKGIQLFSFLCFVLAVFYAFQMQLKTLLFAVGFSVLSSLYIIPFLPNRKNFRTLAGLKIIIVALCWAGVTVVLPIVNADVPIAETTVVLTCLQRFVLVLILMIPFEISDLSYDAEALGTLPQRIGVSKTKQLAYVWILLFTGLDYLIQNALNEEFFITLGLSFVLAFVIWKSGIKKSRYFTSFWVESIPIVWFLMLLFAHFFL from the coding sequence ATGAAAGGTATTCAACTGTTTAGTTTTTTATGTTTTGTATTGGCTGTTTTTTACGCGTTTCAAATGCAACTAAAAACCTTGTTGTTTGCTGTTGGATTTAGTGTGTTATCTTCTTTATATATCATTCCTTTTTTGCCAAATAGAAAAAATTTTAGAACACTTGCGGGATTAAAGATCATTATTGTGGCTTTATGTTGGGCAGGCGTTACCGTAGTATTGCCAATTGTAAATGCCGATGTGCCCATAGCAGAAACAACAGTTGTATTGACTTGTTTACAACGTTTTGTTTTAGTGTTGATTTTGATGATTCCTTTTGAAATAAGTGATTTGTCTTATGACGCAGAAGCGTTAGGGACTTTGCCGCAACGCATTGGAGTTTCTAAAACAAAACAACTAGCATATGTTTGGATTTTACTCTTTACAGGATTGGACTATTTGATTCAAAATGCGCTCAATGAAGAATTCTTTATCACGCTCGGATTGAGTTTTGTGTTAGCGTTTGTTATTTGGAAATCGGGCATAAAAAAATCGAGATACTTTACATCTTTTTGGGTTGAAAGTATTCCGATTGTATGGTTTTTAATGCTTCTATTTGCTCATTTCTTCTTGTAG
- the gcvP gene encoding aminomethyl-transferring glycine dehydrogenase, which translates to MKTDSFSLRHNGTRIKNVPHMLQTIGVDSLEQLINETIPDDIRLKHPLALPPGLPENEFLSHMQHLAGHNKIFKTYIGLGYHEPVTPAVIQRNIFENPGWYTAYTPYQAEIAQGRLEALLNFQTLVTQLTGMELANASLLDESTAAAEAMGMLFAVRSRDQKKNDVVKFFVSEEVLPQTISLLKTRAIPIGIELVFGNHEEFDFSTEYFGALLQYPGKHGQIFDYRAFTEKANANEIKVAVAADILSLVVLESPGNFGVDVVVGTTQRFGIPLGYGGPHAGFFATKEEHKRYIPGRIIGVTKDTDGNRALRMALQTREQHIKRDKATSNICTAQVLLAVMAGMYAVYHGPNGLKYIANKVHSKAVNLANTLEKLGFEQTNSAFFDTIVVKADAEKVREIAEQNEVNFLYIDEETVGISINEATTAGDITDIVFIFASAIEEGIIQIENTNASKLLSSVKRKTTFLEEAVFNSYHSETEMMRYIKKLERKDLSLNHSMIALGSCTMKLNAAAEMLSLSSAQWNNIHPFVPVDQAEGYQILLHELEHQLNVITGFAGTSLQPNSGAQGEFAGLMVIRAFHESNGDTNRNICLIPASAHGTNPASAVMAGMKVVVTKTTKDGNIDVADLREKALAHKENLAALMVTYPSTHGVFESSITEITKIIHDNGGQVYMDGANMNAQVGLTNPATIGADVCHLNLHKTFAIPHGGGGPGVGPICVAAHLVSFLPSNPVIKTGGEKAITAISSAPWGSALVCLISYGYIAMLGSRGLTEATEYAILNANYIKARLEGKFNILYAGERGRCAHEMIIDCRPFKQHGIEVTDIAKRLMDYGFHAPTVSFPVAGTIMIEPTESESLAELDTFCDALVAIHGEILEADANDINNVLKNAPHTLGMLTVEEWNFPYSRQKAGFPLPYILENKFWPSVRRVDDAYGDRNLICTCAPIEAYEEA; encoded by the coding sequence ATGAAAACTGATTCTTTTTCATTAAGACACAACGGAACACGTATAAAAAATGTTCCACACATGTTGCAAACCATCGGAGTTGATTCATTAGAACAACTTATTAATGAAACTATTCCAGATGACATTCGTTTAAAACATCCGCTTGCACTTCCGCCAGGATTGCCAGAAAACGAATTTTTATCGCACATGCAACATTTAGCAGGTCACAATAAAATATTTAAAACATATATCGGATTGGGTTATCACGAACCTGTAACGCCAGCCGTAATACAACGTAATATTTTTGAAAATCCAGGTTGGTATACAGCATATACGCCATACCAAGCAGAAATTGCACAAGGAAGATTGGAAGCGTTGTTAAATTTTCAAACCCTAGTTACGCAACTTACAGGAATGGAACTTGCAAATGCTTCTTTACTAGATGAAAGTACAGCTGCTGCGGAAGCTATGGGAATGTTATTTGCTGTTCGATCAAGAGATCAAAAAAAGAACGATGTTGTAAAATTCTTCGTATCTGAAGAAGTATTACCACAAACAATTTCGCTACTAAAAACGAGAGCAATTCCTATTGGAATTGAATTGGTTTTTGGAAATCATGAGGAATTTGATTTCTCAACAGAGTATTTTGGGGCTTTATTACAATATCCAGGGAAACACGGACAAATCTTTGATTACCGTGCTTTCACAGAAAAAGCAAACGCAAACGAAATAAAAGTTGCCGTTGCTGCGGATATTTTAAGTTTAGTAGTATTAGAATCGCCAGGAAATTTTGGTGTTGATGTTGTGGTTGGAACTACGCAACGTTTCGGAATTCCATTAGGATATGGAGGTCCACACGCAGGATTTTTTGCAACAAAAGAAGAACACAAAAGATATATTCCAGGTCGTATTATTGGAGTAACGAAAGATACCGACGGAAATCGTGCATTGCGTATGGCATTACAAACGCGCGAGCAACACATTAAAAGAGACAAAGCAACTTCAAACATTTGTACAGCGCAAGTATTGTTGGCTGTCATGGCAGGAATGTACGCTGTATATCACGGTCCAAATGGATTGAAATATATTGCGAATAAAGTACATTCAAAAGCAGTTAATCTAGCAAATACACTTGAAAAACTAGGTTTTGAACAAACAAATTCAGCATTTTTTGATACAATTGTTGTCAAAGCTGACGCTGAAAAAGTTAGAGAAATTGCAGAACAAAACGAAGTCAATTTTTTATACATTGATGAAGAAACCGTTGGAATTTCTATCAATGAAGCAACAACTGCTGGCGACATCACTGATATCGTATTTATTTTTGCTTCCGCTATCGAAGAAGGCATCATTCAAATTGAAAACACAAACGCTTCAAAATTATTATCTTCTGTAAAGAGAAAAACTACGTTCTTAGAAGAAGCAGTATTTAACAGCTATCATTCGGAAACGGAAATGATGCGTTACATCAAAAAATTAGAGCGTAAAGATTTATCACTAAACCATTCGATGATTGCGCTAGGTTCGTGTACGATGAAGTTGAACGCTGCCGCAGAAATGTTATCGTTAAGTTCAGCTCAATGGAATAACATTCATCCGTTTGTTCCTGTAGATCAGGCAGAAGGTTACCAAATTCTATTACATGAATTAGAACATCAACTTAATGTAATTACAGGATTCGCAGGAACTTCATTGCAACCGAATTCTGGAGCGCAAGGAGAATTTGCAGGATTAATGGTGATTAGAGCATTTCATGAATCAAATGGTGATACAAATAGAAACATCTGTTTAATTCCGGCTTCTGCCCACGGAACAAATCCGGCAAGTGCAGTAATGGCAGGAATGAAAGTTGTCGTTACCAAAACTACAAAAGATGGGAATATTGATGTCGCCGATTTACGCGAAAAAGCATTGGCTCACAAAGAAAATCTAGCGGCGTTAATGGTAACATATCCATCAACGCACGGAGTTTTTGAATCATCTATTACAGAAATTACAAAAATTATCCACGATAACGGCGGACAAGTTTATATGGATGGAGCCAATATGAATGCACAAGTTGGATTGACAAATCCTGCTACAATTGGTGCAGATGTTTGTCACTTAAACTTACACAAAACGTTTGCCATTCCACATGGTGGTGGTGGACCTGGCGTTGGACCAATTTGTGTTGCAGCACATTTAGTTTCGTTCTTACCAAGCAATCCAGTGATAAAAACTGGAGGAGAAAAAGCCATTACAGCAATTTCTTCTGCGCCTTGGGGAAGTGCTTTGGTTTGTTTAATTTCTTATGGATATATTGCAATGTTAGGTTCTAGAGGTTTAACGGAAGCTACGGAGTATGCTATTTTAAATGCAAATTATATCAAAGCAAGATTGGAAGGTAAATTCAATATTTTATATGCTGGAGAACGCGGACGTTGTGCACACGAAATGATTATTGATTGCAGACCATTTAAACAACATGGAATCGAAGTCACTGACATTGCAAAACGTTTGATGGATTACGGTTTTCACGCGCCAACAGTTTCGTTTCCAGTTGCAGGAACCATTATGATTGAACCTACAGAAAGTGAAAGTTTAGCCGAATTAGACACTTTTTGTGATGCATTAGTAGCCATTCACGGAGAAATCTTGGAAGCTGATGCAAACGATATAAATAACGTATTAAAAAATGCGCCACATACATTAGGAATGCTAACCGTAGAAGAATGGAACTTTCCATATTCACGACAAAAAGCAGGATTTCCATTGCCCTATATTTTAGAAAATAAATTCTGGCCATCAGTTCGTAGAGTTGATGATGCGTATGGAGATCGAAACCTTATTTGTACATGTGCGCCAATTGAAGCTTACGAAGAAGCATAA
- a CDS encoding 3-oxoacyl-ACP synthase III family protein, with the protein MNVKITGTGCYIPSNVETNKDFLEHEFLNNDGTPFKQQTNIIIKKFKSITGIGERRYAEAQHSSSDLAFFAAEKAIADAKIDPEELDYIIFAQNFGDIKKGAIQSDAVPSLASRVKHSLRIKNPKCVAYDVVFGCPGWVEGTIQAYAFIKAGIAKKCLVIGSETLSRVIDKHDRDSMIYSDGAGATVMETTDEDCGIISHESATHSYDEAHYLFFGKSNNLALTEDTRYIKMFGRKIYEFALTHVPSAMKACLDKSGIPIESLKKIFIHQANEKMDEAIVERFYLLYDKEVPKDIMPMTIHDLGNSSVATIPTLLDSVIKGKIKDQEIHKGDIIMFASVGAGMNINAILYKY; encoded by the coding sequence ATGAATGTCAAAATAACTGGGACAGGATGCTATATTCCCTCTAATGTTGAAACCAACAAAGATTTCCTCGAACACGAATTTCTAAATAATGATGGAACTCCTTTTAAGCAGCAAACAAATATTATTATAAAAAAATTCAAGTCTATCACAGGAATTGGCGAACGCAGATATGCAGAAGCGCAACACAGTTCTTCTGATTTAGCTTTTTTTGCTGCTGAAAAAGCAATAGCTGATGCCAAGATTGATCCTGAAGAATTGGATTATATCATCTTCGCACAGAATTTTGGTGATATAAAAAAAGGCGCTATTCAAAGTGATGCCGTGCCGAGTTTGGCTAGTAGAGTAAAGCATAGTTTACGTATCAAAAATCCGAAATGTGTAGCCTATGACGTTGTCTTTGGTTGTCCAGGTTGGGTTGAAGGTACCATACAAGCATATGCGTTTATTAAAGCCGGAATTGCTAAAAAATGTTTAGTCATTGGCTCGGAAACGCTCTCTAGAGTTATTGACAAACACGATAGAGATTCCATGATTTATTCCGATGGCGCTGGCGCAACTGTTATGGAAACTACGGATGAAGATTGCGGTATTATTTCGCACGAAAGTGCAACGCATTCTTATGACGAAGCGCATTATTTATTCTTTGGAAAATCAAATAATCTTGCTTTAACGGAAGACACACGTTATATTAAAATGTTCGGTCGTAAAATATACGAGTTTGCATTGACACATGTGCCATCTGCTATGAAAGCATGTTTGGATAAAAGCGGGATTCCTATTGAAAGTTTGAAGAAGATTTTTATTCATCAAGCGAATGAAAAAATGGACGAAGCCATTGTAGAACGTTTTTACTTATTGTACGATAAAGAAGTTCCTAAAGACATTATGCCAATGACGATTCACGATTTAGGAAACAGTTCTGTTGCTACAATTCCAACGTTATTAGATTCGGTTATCAAAGGAAAAATAAAAGATCAAGAAATCCACAAAGGAGATATTATTATGTTTGCTAGTGTTGGCGCAGGAATGAACATCAACGCAATTTTGTATAAATATTAA
- the proC gene encoding pyrroline-5-carboxylate reductase: MNQDTIAIIGGGNLGRSIAQGLIKNQFNPEQIYVTRTKVALLDDLKAQHIKTTSNNIEAVKNAKILIFALKPYRIEAVLKELTSHITPEHLVISVISDFSLEQFSNCLTPNIQIVRAMPNTAAAIGESMTCLASKNASAENISKTKLIFEALGETIEIDENLMDAATVLGACGIAYALRFIRAMIQGGIEIGFDAKTATKIASQTVKGASELLLQNGNHPEEEIDKVTTPKGCTIAGLNEMEHQGFSSSLIKGIKTSIETIQKD; this comes from the coding sequence ATGAATCAAGATACGATTGCAATTATTGGTGGCGGAAATTTAGGGAGATCTATTGCGCAAGGATTAATAAAAAATCAGTTTAATCCTGAGCAAATTTATGTAACACGTACTAAAGTTGCCCTTTTGGACGATTTGAAAGCGCAGCATATCAAAACAACTTCTAACAATATTGAAGCGGTAAAAAACGCTAAAATCTTAATTTTTGCACTAAAACCATATCGTATTGAAGCTGTTTTAAAAGAACTCACTTCACATATTACACCTGAACATTTGGTAATTTCTGTGATTAGTGATTTTTCTTTGGAACAGTTTTCCAATTGCTTAACTCCAAATATTCAAATTGTTCGTGCCATGCCAAATACGGCGGCGGCAATTGGCGAATCAATGACATGTTTGGCTTCTAAAAATGCTTCCGCAGAAAATATATCAAAAACCAAACTTATTTTTGAAGCACTTGGTGAAACTATTGAGATTGACGAAAATTTAATGGACGCAGCAACGGTTTTAGGCGCATGCGGAATTGCATATGCATTGCGCTTTATCAGAGCAATGATTCAAGGTGGAATTGAAATTGGATTTGATGCAAAAACTGCAACAAAAATTGCATCGCAAACTGTTAAAGGTGCAAGCGAATTGTTACTCCAAAACGGAAATCATCCTGAAGAAGAAATTGACAAAGTAACTACGCCAAAAGGTTGCACAATTGCAGGATTGAATGAAATGGAACACCAAGGATTTAGTTCTTCCCTTATTAAAGGAATTAAAACTTCTATTGAAACTATTCAGAAAGATTAG
- the mscL gene encoding large conductance mechanosensitive channel protein MscL encodes MKLSLFKEFKEFAIKGNMIDIAIGVIIGSAFNKVIDVLVKEVFLPPLSLLTDGINWANKKIILREAVTTNGVIKPEEIAIGYGKLFEVLVDFFIIGFTVFLVVKLMNSIRNKAEDPKNATVTTPKNIELLNRMTELLEKQVEIAERNTPSDSKV; translated from the coding sequence ATGAAACTAAGCCTATTCAAAGAGTTTAAAGAGTTCGCAATTAAAGGAAATATGATTGATATTGCGATTGGAGTCATTATAGGTTCTGCATTCAATAAAGTTATTGATGTATTGGTAAAAGAAGTTTTTCTTCCACCGCTTTCGCTGTTGACTGATGGAATTAATTGGGCAAATAAGAAAATAATTTTAAGAGAAGCTGTTACAACAAATGGCGTTATAAAACCCGAAGAAATTGCTATTGGTTACGGAAAGCTATTTGAAGTATTAGTTGATTTCTTTATTATAGGTTTTACCGTTTTTTTAGTCGTAAAGCTTATGAATTCGATTCGTAACAAAGCGGAAGATCCTAAAAACGCAACAGTTACAACTCCTAAGAATATCGAATTATTAAATCGTATGACGGAACTTTTAGAGAAACAAGTGGAAATTGCTGAAAGGAATACTCCTAGTGATTCGAAAGTATAA
- a CDS encoding MATE family efflux transporter produces MEKHQKEVSSQTLKFSIINYIGAAIGIVSTLFIYPNNKEFLGIMRYIFDGAQILMAFFVFGTSQSLVNYFPRFKDSEEKRNIFFSSTLLIVIVNSILFSIIFLLLANSLSSVLSDFQAFDYIGYSIIVGFAFAMMDLSKRQASNYKRIAIPTVLERFSIKIFFPIIFLLLLGGIITVETGKIIYVICFVILLFIALLYVKKVAKINFNFNHKKVFDRSFRKEYIKYSVFAFFSILGSLLAFKIDGIMVPNLIEVNAMTANGTYSIGVVLAATLAIPAIGLYTIYSPIITEYIAKDDIVSLGKKYQEVSKLLFAIGGFLLCCIFLGVDDLFSILPTQENLLDTIPIILILSFNVVIDMSTSFNSHILLYSKYYRFNMVAIAVLVVLNVSLNIYFIKYLNLGIEGAAYATLISMTLYNSVKLIFIYSKYKIQPFTIKHILLLGAFLGSVSLLNMIPTTNYVILDIILKVGTCMLFNGFVIYKLRMIPYVNDWISKRIGVK; encoded by the coding sequence TTGGAAAAACACCAGAAAGAAGTATCGTCGCAAACGCTCAAATTCAGCATTATCAATTACATTGGTGCGGCTATTGGAATTGTGTCTACACTTTTTATCTATCCAAATAATAAAGAATTTTTAGGAATCATGCGGTATATATTTGATGGCGCACAAATTCTCATGGCGTTTTTTGTATTTGGAACTTCGCAATCGTTAGTCAATTATTTTCCGCGTTTCAAAGATTCCGAAGAAAAACGAAACATCTTTTTCTCTTCCACATTGCTCATTGTTATTGTAAATAGCATACTATTTTCCATCATATTTTTGTTGTTGGCAAATTCATTATCAAGCGTACTTTCAGATTTTCAAGCCTTTGATTATATCGGATATTCTATAATTGTTGGTTTTGCTTTCGCGATGATGGATTTGAGCAAGCGACAAGCATCGAACTATAAAAGAATAGCGATTCCGACAGTATTGGAGCGTTTTTCGATCAAAATATTTTTCCCAATCATATTTTTGCTCTTATTAGGCGGAATCATTACAGTTGAAACTGGAAAAATTATCTATGTAATTTGCTTTGTAATTTTACTCTTTATCGCGCTTTTATATGTGAAAAAAGTAGCGAAAATCAACTTCAATTTTAATCATAAAAAAGTGTTTGATCGCTCCTTTCGGAAAGAATATATAAAGTATAGTGTTTTTGCTTTTTTCAGCATTTTAGGTTCGTTGTTGGCGTTTAAGATTGACGGAATCATGGTGCCAAATTTGATAGAAGTCAATGCAATGACAGCAAACGGAACGTACAGTATTGGCGTAGTTTTAGCAGCAACATTAGCAATTCCTGCAATTGGTTTATATACAATTTACAGTCCAATTATCACAGAATACATTGCGAAAGATGATATTGTTTCGCTCGGAAAAAAGTACCAAGAAGTTTCTAAATTATTATTCGCTATTGGCGGATTTTTATTGTGTTGTATCTTTTTAGGTGTTGATGATTTATTTTCAATACTGCCAACACAAGAAAACCTACTCGATACCATTCCGATCATTTTAATTCTGAGTTTCAATGTTGTAATTGATATGAGTACATCATTCAATTCGCACATATTATTATACTCAAAATATTATCGGTTCAATATGGTTGCGATTGCTGTTTTAGTCGTGCTAAATGTGTCTTTAAACATTTACTTCATCAAGTATCTAAACTTAGGAATTGAAGGCGCAGCGTATGCAACGTTGATTTCTATGACGTTGTATAATAGCGTAAAGCTGATTTTTATCTATTCAAAATATAAAATTCAACCATTTACCATAAAGCACATTTTATTATTAGGTGCGTTTTTAGGAAGTGTGAGTTTGCTGAATATGATTCCAACAACAAATTATGTGATTTTAGACATCATTCTAAAAGTCGGAACCTGTATGTTATTTAATGGTTTTGTGATTTATAAACTTCGTATGATTCCTTACGTAAACGATTGGATTTCCAAAAGAATAGGAGTGAAGTAG
- a CDS encoding thioredoxin family protein: MKKVLLILMLCIAFPSFAQTELTDENAESKLLTNNDRLIVLDFYATWCGPCKRMDPIIKELEAKYKDRVDFYKIDVDKNQVDDALGVSAMPTYLFIYNSSNLEQIEGAMSKSKMAGLIEKYMDGEEEVEETVISSTETESEFYDATDKHGDSDEFSQATLDKIWNSSTKLNSLAWHTYKTHNDVSDLLKAIKVVERSVELGATYYNVDTHAALLYKTGNYTKALKKAKEAIEIAKSEGLSYASTTELIENIIDKL, translated from the coding sequence ATGAAAAAAGTATTGCTGATTTTGATGCTTTGTATTGCTTTTCCCTCCTTTGCGCAAACTGAGTTGACAGACGAAAACGCTGAGTCTAAGTTACTCACAAATAACGATCGGTTGATTGTTTTAGACTTTTATGCAACTTGGTGCGGACCTTGCAAACGCATGGATCCAATTATAAAAGAGTTGGAAGCAAAGTATAAAGATCGCGTTGATTTTTATAAAATTGATGTTGATAAGAATCAAGTAGATGATGCTTTGGGAGTTTCTGCAATGCCAACGTATTTGTTTATTTACAATAGTTCAAACTTAGAACAGATTGAAGGCGCAATGAGCAAATCCAAAATGGCAGGTTTGATTGAAAAATACATGGATGGTGAAGAAGAAGTGGAAGAAACTGTGATTTCAAGCACTGAGACAGAATCGGAATTTTATGATGCAACTGACAAACACGGTGATTCAGACGAATTTAGTCAAGCTACTTTAGATAAAATTTGGAATTCTTCTACGAAATTAAATTCACTCGCGTGGCATACGTATAAAACACACAACGACGTAAGCGATTTATTAAAAGCAATCAAAGTTGTAGAACGTTCTGTGGAGTTGGGAGCTACATATTATAATGTAGATACACACGCGGCTTTGTTATACAAAACAGGAAATTACACGAAAGCTTTAAAGAAAGCAAAAGAAGCAATTGAAATCGCGAAAAGCGAAGGTTTAAGTTATGCTTCAACCACAGAATTAATTGAAAATATTATTGATAAGTTGTAA